In Aneurinibacillus sp. REN35, a genomic segment contains:
- a CDS encoding carboxypeptidase M32 has translation MSHNIQETVHTFHTYVRKMADYHEAAAVLSWDMATGAPPKGKEQRAEVIGMLSTEFFKMSIAQEMYELLARLGEEEAHAQLDPITQAMVRERRKEYERNKSIPPALFQEYTILTSKAQVVWEEAKHTSDFSLFRPYLERIIGYLNQFIEIWGYEGHRYNTLVDRYEPGITVEMMDPLFADLRQKSVSLLHRIQESGKPADVSFLAGLYPAEKQLQLNRQILKKIGYDFSAGRLDKSVHPFATGLNPGDVRITTKIYEHDIEMALFSSIHEAGHAIYEQNIAKELTGTLLAEGASMGIHESQSRFFENMIGRSEAFWSYFCSDVSGAFTEQLSGASVRDLYRAFNQVQPSLIRIEADELTYNLHIMLRYELEKALIMGDLQVADLPGAWAEKMEEYLGLVPPDDARGVLQDVHWSGGDFGYFPTYSLGNMYAAQLEAALARSIPNYQDAVRQGEFAVITGWMREHVHCHGKLLAPSEIILRATGEGINANYLTSYLEKKYTDVYEIL, from the coding sequence ATGTCTCACAACATACAAGAGACCGTACATACATTTCACACATACGTTAGAAAGATGGCTGATTATCATGAGGCCGCCGCAGTATTAAGCTGGGATATGGCGACAGGTGCACCGCCAAAAGGAAAGGAACAGCGCGCTGAAGTTATAGGCATGCTGTCTACCGAGTTTTTCAAGATGAGCATTGCCCAGGAGATGTATGAGCTGTTGGCGCGGCTGGGTGAAGAGGAGGCACATGCGCAGCTAGACCCGATAACACAGGCAATGGTGCGGGAGAGGCGAAAAGAATATGAGAGAAACAAAAGCATTCCACCTGCGCTGTTTCAGGAGTATACGATTCTTACGTCCAAAGCACAAGTCGTATGGGAGGAAGCAAAGCATACGTCTGATTTCTCGTTGTTTCGACCGTACCTTGAACGCATCATCGGCTATTTGAATCAATTCATCGAGATTTGGGGCTATGAGGGACACCGTTACAATACGCTCGTTGACCGGTATGAGCCGGGGATTACGGTGGAGATGATGGACCCGTTGTTTGCGGATCTTCGTCAAAAATCTGTGTCGCTGCTGCATCGTATCCAAGAAAGCGGAAAGCCGGCGGATGTTTCATTTCTAGCCGGTCTGTATCCTGCTGAGAAACAGCTTCAGCTCAATCGGCAGATACTAAAGAAAATTGGCTATGATTTTTCGGCTGGACGGTTGGATAAGAGCGTGCATCCATTTGCGACAGGACTGAATCCGGGGGATGTGCGGATTACAACGAAAATTTATGAGCATGACATTGAGATGGCGCTGTTCAGTTCCATTCATGAAGCCGGACATGCAATATATGAGCAGAATATTGCTAAGGAACTAACGGGAACGTTGCTTGCGGAAGGCGCTTCGATGGGCATCCATGAATCCCAATCCCGTTTTTTCGAGAATATGATCGGACGCAGTGAGGCGTTCTGGAGCTATTTTTGTTCGGATGTATCGGGTGCATTTACAGAGCAGCTATCTGGTGCTTCTGTGCGCGATCTCTACCGTGCCTTCAATCAAGTACAACCGTCATTGATTCGAATTGAGGCGGATGAGCTGACTTACAATCTGCATATTATGCTGCGTTATGAATTGGAAAAGGCGCTTATTATGGGAGATTTGCAGGTGGCTGATCTGCCGGGTGCATGGGCGGAGAAGATGGAGGAATATCTAGGACTTGTACCGCCCGATGATGCAAGAGGTGTACTGCAGGATGTCCACTGGTCCGGCGGCGACTTTGGTTACTTCCCTACCTATTCGCTCGGTAATATGTATGCTGCACAGCTTGAAGCGGCATTAGCACGCTCCATCCCGAATTACCAGGACGCTGTACGGCAGGGTGAATTTGCGGTGATTACAGGGTGGATGAGAGAGCATGTGCACTGTCATGGTAAGCTGCTTGCGCCTTCTGAAATCATTTTGCGTGCCACAGGGGAAGGAATTAACGCGAATTATTTAACTTCGTATTTGGAGAAAAAGTATACGGATGTATATGAAATCCTTTAA
- a CDS encoding DUF3055 domain-containing protein encodes MSQHGDWTFLYDHTEETKTRYVSFIGETARHDLAIIKTKNFYGKSLVLNILTHRMAILGQKDLDEEGYLEEAFNMTEEEAEELREFLRLSI; translated from the coding sequence ATGTCACAGCATGGAGATTGGACATTTTTATATGATCATACAGAAGAAACAAAAACAAGATATGTAAGCTTCATCGGGGAGACTGCCCGTCATGATCTTGCGATTATTAAAACAAAGAATTTCTACGGGAAAAGTCTTGTGCTTAATATCCTCACCCACCGTATGGCAATCCTTGGACAGAAAGATTTAGATGAAGAGGGTTATCTAGAGGAAGCATTCAATATGACGGAGGAAGAAGCGGAAGAACTGCGGGAGTTTTTGCGTTTAAGCATTTAA
- a CDS encoding YutD family protein, with protein sequence MIRVQDQVYELIEENKDGFIQETFKERYSDILTKFDYIVGDWGYGQLRLKGFYEDTNRKAPFDSRISFLDEYIMEYCNFGCPYFLLKKVKQATRIDDTEEAEHVDQDEQTQTEKGEEKPPRNKDGKRRDKRRSRSRRGKPKESKELKDHKEKQPVHPE encoded by the coding sequence GTGATACGGGTCCAGGACCAGGTCTACGAATTAATTGAGGAAAATAAAGACGGTTTTATCCAAGAAACATTCAAAGAGCGGTACAGCGACATCTTAACTAAATTTGACTATATCGTGGGCGACTGGGGATACGGCCAGCTTCGGTTGAAAGGGTTTTACGAAGATACAAACCGCAAAGCCCCGTTTGATTCACGCATTAGCTTTCTTGATGAATACATTATGGAATACTGTAATTTCGGCTGCCCGTATTTTTTGCTCAAGAAAGTCAAGCAGGCTACCCGTATTGATGATACGGAAGAGGCGGAGCATGTGGATCAAGACGAGCAGACCCAGACGGAAAAAGGGGAAGAGAAGCCTCCGCGCAATAAGGACGGCAAGCGCCGCGATAAGCGCCGTTCTCGCTCCCGTAGAGGAAAACCAAAAGAATCAAAAGAGCTGAAGGATCATAAAGAAAAGCAGCCTGTTCATCCTGAATAG
- a CDS encoding L,D-transpeptidase: protein MRIAPRFSLRSLLSLLLVLSCLSAPSYGHALEDEVHIVINKTTNRLTIFVNDTPVYVFPVATGKNKHLTPEGEFLVITQVENPWYVPKNVPGGSPQNPLGTRWLGLNVPGTGGYKYGIHGTNNPASIGHHVSQGCIRMRNKDIEWMYRNIPLGTRVVITSNTNKAREKNKSAP from the coding sequence ATGCGTATCGCACCGCGTTTCTCGCTGCGCTCCCTTCTCTCCCTGCTGCTTGTTCTCTCCTGTCTGTCTGCTCCCTCATACGGACATGCTTTGGAGGATGAGGTTCATATTGTCATCAATAAAACAACCAATCGCTTAACTATTTTTGTAAATGATACGCCCGTTTACGTCTTTCCTGTAGCCACCGGCAAAAATAAGCATCTGACTCCAGAGGGTGAGTTTTTGGTGATTACACAGGTAGAAAACCCGTGGTATGTGCCGAAGAATGTACCCGGGGGCAGTCCCCAAAATCCGCTAGGTACACGCTGGCTTGGCCTTAATGTGCCGGGAACCGGAGGCTATAAATATGGCATCCACGGCACAAACAATCCAGCAAGCATCGGACATCACGTAAGTCAGGGCTGTATCCGTATGCGCAATAAAGATATCGAATGGATGTACCGCAATATTCCACTCGGAACAAGAGTGGTTATTACGAGCAATACAAATAAGGCTAGAGAAAAAAACAAATCTGCCCCGTAA
- a CDS encoding M23 family metallopeptidase — MWYKALLLILASILLFIPLPAKAGAKEANTAEAAARERQILFEHMQAITGIPWYYLAAVDQYERSIHKSAKKKDDHTKAQTRKTGIVFTPEAWGGFLNPNPDDTNPTSIAFFGGIGKDGDGDGKAEADNDLDIVYTMASHLSEYGYTEDDIRIALWNYYARDKNVEIISELASLYRHHNTLYLVGSAFPVPLTYSYSYRSTWGDPRGWGGRRIHEGTDIFAGYGTPVRATKHGVIETMGWNPYGGWRIGIRDIDSLYHYYAHLNGFNKKFKAGDIVRPGDVIGYVGSSGYGKPGTSGKFPPHLHYGVYRDNGRTEYSYDPYPLLKRWERDEYNAKRKRK; from the coding sequence ATGTGGTATAAAGCATTACTTCTTATTCTAGCCTCGATTCTGCTGTTTATCCCGCTGCCCGCAAAGGCTGGAGCAAAAGAAGCGAACACAGCGGAAGCAGCAGCACGGGAGCGGCAGATCCTGTTTGAACACATGCAGGCCATTACAGGAATCCCATGGTATTATCTGGCCGCAGTAGATCAATATGAACGCAGCATTCATAAAAGCGCAAAGAAAAAAGACGATCATACAAAAGCGCAAACCCGCAAGACCGGCATCGTATTTACCCCGGAAGCATGGGGTGGATTTCTCAATCCCAATCCCGATGATACCAATCCGACCAGCATAGCCTTTTTTGGAGGCATAGGCAAGGACGGTGACGGGGATGGAAAGGCGGAAGCCGACAATGATCTTGATATCGTCTATACGATGGCCAGCCACCTAAGTGAGTACGGCTATACAGAAGATGATATCCGTATTGCGCTGTGGAATTATTATGCACGTGATAAAAATGTGGAGATCATCTCTGAACTTGCCAGTCTATACAGGCATCATAACACACTTTACCTGGTGGGAAGTGCATTCCCTGTTCCGCTTACCTATAGCTACAGCTATCGCAGTACATGGGGAGATCCGCGCGGCTGGGGCGGACGCCGCATTCATGAAGGAACCGACATTTTTGCAGGATATGGGACACCTGTTCGTGCCACCAAACACGGTGTAATCGAGACAATGGGCTGGAATCCGTACGGCGGCTGGCGGATCGGCATTCGGGATATTGATTCCCTCTATCACTACTATGCACACCTTAACGGCTTCAACAAAAAGTTTAAGGCAGGCGATATTGTACGCCCCGGCGATGTGATCGGCTATGTCGGCAGTTCAGGATACGGAAAACCCGGAACCTCAGGCAAGTTCCCTCCTCATCTGCATTACGGCGTGTATCGTGATAATGGCAGAACGGAATACTCCTATGATCCGTATCCGTTATTAAAGCGCTGGGAGCGGGATGAATATAATGCAAAGAGGAAACGAAAATAA
- a CDS encoding YhcN/YlaJ family sporulation lipoprotein produces the protein MKKFLSVLSAVGLAVSLAACSPAANNARTNEYRPMNVGPNNPTGTVTGYDKYHRYNNAAGYGTGNYGTTGYTTGPHAVGDGRYDTYRNGVIKDQTNHRPGVLRDSRDRIMRTQGMNDLGINQNGQRMYGTGYSPYGTGGTTGTYGMDGTAGMYGMYGYHGQQHSIYQPKPGGYGTSTQSAQPRVGYAHLSDNQGAAGRTHSGTTVQNRTMPNGNTMHQGQNMGVAGVHVDRQMLASAVCGVAKQVPGIKQATVLATDNQLFVGCDTSGMTPAQAQKALEKVQKGCENVSPRYYKVYSTNDQNIISKVQTHATQMGNKTDQQFEQMIGHTANNMHKLSTNSESNKASSSKAGAPAHPKHKHK, from the coding sequence ATGAAAAAATTCTTATCAGTGCTTTCTGCAGTAGGTCTTGCCGTATCACTCGCTGCTTGTTCGCCAGCAGCAAATAATGCACGAACAAATGAATACCGGCCGATGAACGTCGGACCGAATAACCCGACCGGAACGGTTACGGGCTATGATAAATACCACCGCTATAACAATGCCGCCGGATATGGTACCGGTAACTATGGCACTACCGGATATACGACAGGGCCACACGCTGTTGGCGATGGTCGGTACGATACGTACCGAAACGGTGTGATCAAGGATCAGACCAACCACCGTCCCGGCGTACTCCGCGATTCCCGTGACAGAATCATGCGCACGCAGGGTATGAATGATCTAGGCATCAACCAAAACGGACAGCGGATGTATGGCACAGGCTATTCTCCATACGGAACCGGTGGAACCACCGGCACGTACGGAATGGACGGCACTGCCGGCATGTATGGCATGTACGGCTATCACGGACAGCAGCACTCCATTTATCAGCCAAAACCAGGCGGATACGGCACTTCTACACAAAGCGCCCAGCCACGCGTCGGGTATGCACACCTTAGTGACAACCAAGGTGCTGCCGGCCGCACGCACAGCGGTACGACCGTGCAAAACCGCACCATGCCAAACGGAAACACGATGCATCAGGGACAGAACATGGGTGTAGCCGGGGTTCACGTTGATCGTCAAATGCTCGCTTCCGCTGTATGCGGTGTAGCTAAACAGGTTCCCGGTATAAAGCAGGCAACCGTACTGGCAACCGATAACCAGTTGTTCGTCGGCTGTGATACATCCGGCATGACGCCTGCACAGGCGCAGAAAGCACTGGAAAAAGTGCAGAAGGGCTGCGAAAACGTATCGCCGCGCTACTACAAAGTATACTCAACAAACGATCAGAACATTATCAGCAAAGTACAAACGCATGCTACACAAATGGGGAACAAAACCGATCAGCAGTTTGAACAGATGATCGGCCACACAGCTAACAACATGCACAAGCTGTCCACAAACAGTGAATCAAACAAAGCCAGCAGCAGCAAAGCCGGAGCTCCTGCGCATCCTAAGCATAAGCACAAGTAA
- a CDS encoding SDR family oxidoreductase yields the protein MYMKSFNQENDPVALVTGSSAGFGLLCSVELAKAGFCVIASMRDTKKQDAVLALAREQGVENRLYVYSLDVASEASIIRLEAFLQSIGRVDVLVNNAGFALGGFAEEISMEEWRVQFETNFFGVIRVTQAVLPLMRKRMSGRIINMSSISGRMGFPGLAPYVASKFAVEGYSESLGLEVSRFGIDVVLIEPGSYATTIWSTGKRIAAQSKSIDSPYASLLQAIDEHLTAGMSKYGDPKEVAELIVHAATVKRPALRYPIGRGVWTMIRIRRYLPWNIWKRLIDRTLKR from the coding sequence ATGTATATGAAATCCTTTAATCAGGAGAATGATCCGGTTGCCCTCGTGACGGGATCATCGGCCGGATTTGGCCTGCTATGTTCGGTGGAGCTTGCGAAGGCGGGATTTTGTGTTATCGCCAGCATGCGTGATACAAAAAAGCAGGATGCTGTGCTTGCTTTAGCGCGTGAGCAAGGAGTCGAGAACAGGCTATATGTTTATTCTTTAGACGTAGCTTCGGAAGCATCCATTATACGCTTAGAAGCCTTTCTGCAATCTATAGGCCGGGTGGATGTATTGGTGAACAATGCCGGTTTTGCGCTGGGCGGTTTTGCAGAGGAGATTAGTATGGAAGAGTGGCGCGTGCAGTTTGAGACGAATTTTTTCGGTGTCATACGTGTTACTCAGGCTGTACTTCCGCTGATGCGTAAGAGAATGAGCGGAAGAATTATCAATATGAGCAGCATTAGTGGCCGGATGGGATTTCCAGGGCTTGCCCCTTATGTGGCCTCTAAGTTTGCGGTGGAAGGATACAGCGAGAGCTTAGGCTTAGAAGTAAGCCGCTTCGGTATTGATGTTGTGTTAATTGAGCCGGGATCGTATGCGACTACGATCTGGTCAACAGGAAAACGGATTGCAGCTCAATCAAAAAGTATAGACTCACCATACGCCTCCCTGCTGCAAGCCATAGATGAACATCTAACAGCGGGAATGTCTAAGTATGGAGATCCGAAGGAAGTGGCTGAGCTTATTGTCCATGCAGCTACAGTCAAGCGTCCTGCGCTGCGCTATCCGATTGGAAGAGGCGTGTGGACAATGATTCGGATAAGGCGTTATCTTCCTTGGAACATATGGAAGAGGCTGATTGATCGCACGTTAAAACGATAA
- a CDS encoding class I SAM-dependent methyltransferase: protein MDKVLFLKSFFRSPLQVASLIPSSPFLVKHIAQHVNRIQPATVAELGAGTGVLTRALVNQCPSIESLLVFENEESLKQHLQEEFPATPIYADAFSLLEMMQKHKIMQMDCIISALPVSWFSKEQNEALMSMVYQSLKPGGYFIMFQFSLQMRKYLRATFDEMTIRYVPLNFLPAFVYYCRKT from the coding sequence ATGGATAAAGTTCTTTTTTTGAAAAGCTTTTTTCGCTCTCCGCTCCAGGTAGCCAGTTTAATCCCAAGCTCTCCGTTTCTGGTCAAGCATATTGCGCAGCATGTAAATCGGATACAGCCAGCAACGGTAGCAGAGTTAGGGGCTGGTACCGGAGTGCTAACCCGTGCGCTTGTGAATCAATGTCCATCCATTGAATCGCTTCTCGTATTTGAGAATGAGGAAAGTCTTAAGCAGCACCTACAAGAAGAATTTCCAGCTACACCTATATACGCAGATGCTTTCTCGCTTCTCGAAATGATGCAAAAACATAAGATTATGCAAATGGACTGCATCATTTCAGCACTTCCCGTGTCCTGGTTTTCTAAGGAACAAAATGAAGCTTTAATGAGCATGGTATATCAGTCCTTGAAACCGGGTGGGTATTTCATTATGTTTCAATTTTCACTTCAGATGCGTAAATATTTGCGTGCTACATTTGATGAGATGACCATTAGATATGTGCCGCTGAATTTTCTGCCCGCATTCGTCTATTATTGCCGGAAAACATAA
- the lipA gene encoding lipoyl synthase, with translation MLFYNRGEVKRQQIGDERFMAERKPEWLKIKLNTGENFKELKRMMRGKTLHTVCEEARCPNIYECWANRTATFMILGDLCTRACRFCAVKTGLPTELDLAEPERVAEATEQMGLAHVVVTSVARDDLKDGGAMIFAETIKAIRKRTPMCSVEVLIPDFLGNWDALRLVMDAKPDILNHNIETVERLSDRVRSKAKYDRTLALLAKSKEFQPRIPTKSSIMIGVGETTEEIIATMDDLRRVDVDILTIGQYLQPSPKHLAVQKFYHPDEFAVLKEEGIKRGFKHVESGPLVRSSYHAHEQVESAAKAL, from the coding sequence ATGCTTTTTTACAATAGGGGAGAGGTAAAACGACAACAGATTGGAGATGAGCGCTTCATGGCAGAACGTAAGCCAGAATGGCTGAAAATCAAACTGAACACAGGTGAGAACTTCAAAGAGCTGAAGCGAATGATGCGGGGTAAGACGCTGCATACGGTTTGTGAAGAAGCGCGCTGTCCAAACATATATGAATGTTGGGCGAATCGAACGGCTACGTTTATGATCCTTGGGGATTTATGTACGAGGGCCTGTCGTTTTTGTGCGGTGAAGACAGGGCTTCCAACTGAGCTTGACCTCGCTGAGCCGGAACGTGTGGCTGAAGCGACCGAGCAGATGGGACTTGCTCACGTTGTTGTTACGTCGGTAGCGCGTGATGACCTTAAAGATGGCGGTGCCATGATTTTTGCAGAAACCATTAAAGCGATACGCAAACGGACGCCAATGTGCAGTGTGGAGGTATTAATTCCTGATTTCCTTGGCAATTGGGATGCGCTACGCTTAGTAATGGATGCAAAACCAGATATTCTTAACCATAACATTGAGACTGTTGAGCGTTTATCTGATCGTGTGCGTTCAAAAGCTAAGTATGACCGAACGCTGGCATTACTTGCAAAATCAAAAGAGTTTCAGCCAAGGATTCCAACAAAGTCGAGCATTATGATCGGTGTTGGCGAGACGACTGAAGAGATTATTGCGACTATGGATGATCTGCGTCGGGTTGATGTGGACATTCTCACAATCGGACAATATTTACAGCCGTCTCCAAAGCATTTGGCGGTGCAGAAGTTCTACCATCCAGATGAGTTCGCTGTGCTTAAAGAAGAAGGCATAAAGCGTGGATTTAAGCATGTAGAATCCGGCCCGCTGGTGCGCAGTTCATATCATGCGCATGAGCAGGTGGAATCAGCGGCCAAAGCGCTGTAA